The Quercus robur chromosome 3, dhQueRobu3.1, whole genome shotgun sequence DNA segment GTTCAACATGATGAACTACCACAATCATTCCGATCAAAAATGGGTATGTACGACATTGAAATAGAAGGTGCAAACGTTAAGGTAAGCATAGTCGATGATCCTGATTTGGTTGATACTAAGATGGATGAGGATCTTCattactatctcaaaaaaaataaaataaaaaagatcttCATTACAAACTTCAGAAAggcgtttctcaaaaaaaaaaaaaaaaacttcagaAAGGCAAATTGTTGGACTCGACATTAAGTTTGTCAAAACTGATGGGAATTTAAATGAAGGTAAGTTTTTGCTTCTTTGTGTTGGGAGTCATTGCTTGATGATCAAATTACCCGACTCGGAGTCCATATCTGATACCCTTGGGCAGTTTCTGTCTGATGAGACTATTTGTTTTCTGGGTACCGGAATGAGCAACAAAGTTTCAGAGCTAggcaacttttatttttgtacacACGGAACAATGTTTGGCAAATTTAGATTAAGAGTACAACAAAGGCTGTCTGTAAATACAGGTGTTGAAGTAGGCTTTTTGGCTGCTAAAATCCTGAAGAAACCCAATGTTGAGAATTATGGATTAGCAGAGTTGGCAGGTGAAGTTGGAATGGATATAAAGGAACCAATTGGTGAATGTCCTGACTGGAATGCTAAGGTGTTCTCACATGAAGAGGTCAAGTATGCAGTGCACAATGCCTATACTTCTTATGTTATTGGGAATAAGCTCTTTGATATGCTCTAAGCCTCTAAGGCCATCTTGTCTATGGGTTTGACTGCTTTAATTCTGTGTTGTTATATTTGTTATATATGCTAATGTTGCATGTGATTTGTGTAATTCGAACTACTTTAATGAAATTTCTGGTTGTGCTCGGTTTGtcctaaatcatatataataatttattctgCTTCAATCTTCTAATAGAGAAAGGTCTCAAAATTTCTGAGTTAATAATTATTTGTCTTGGGATTTCTCCAAAATTGTGGAACAATAGAAATCCAACTCAATTGAAATCTTCAATGAGTGTATCGAATCATCATTGATTATCATTTTGACAACTTgaaatttgaactttttaaaGCTGGTTTAGCACACAGTAGATTGTCAATGTTTGTCTCCTAATCTCTCATATGGACATGCGCAAAActgaaagctcgaaaatatgttaaaaacacaagagttgtTTAGACTCCTAAATTAAAGTTACGGTTTGAtaaattttacactaacttaatactaaatgCAGAAAAGTGTAAATGTGAgtagataaacaaacaagctactctaattcATAATCAAGacaacacaacagtaaaatggaatgtaaaagagtagggaagagagatgtaaacacaagataacacgccgatgtgttttcgaagaggaaaccgaagaactcggcgaaaaacctctccgccgtcctccaagcggtaatcgattcactagacaattagttgggatacatgggttagcaagagaccctccaagcctaatctgcCCGatatacctaagccctccaagttcctACTCTAataaggcttctcggaaccatgTCTTGTTTAGCTcttcggatcccgcaacaagtaCCAtattgcatctgccatccttggcttcttccaatacttcccagcagcaccaaaatatcacttgacactctgaaagggtgtggtaagtgtttgggctatcaacctctcaatgatatggaaatggagaggtaggagttgaggaaaatccacaagcaattgtgtagagggttgtgggtataacaatctctaactctcaaggtttgttcTCTCTGAAGTACTcctcaacatttgtgggtatatatagtatgggtacagaaagtgtgtatcagatagcacagtctggcaaaacagaatgtttcgccgGTGTCTCACGGGAAGACCTTACCCGTGAGATATTGCGAAACACAACTATCTCCATCTGtactgactcttcacattccagtcatgtgcagggcacatgcatcacttCGCCAGATTCTAAGtcgcgagctacccgcgaaaacCTCTTCAGTCTTCAACAGCTTGAGTCTTTACACtgtctctctctatcacacaacccttacaattaaattcCACAATAAtatagggtacaaaagattgaataaagttataatcaaatttggcacgaaattgAAGCTAACAAAacatatagttgtaaattacaacttcaCAAAAACAATTTCTCTCTTTCAACATGCCTTCACCATGTACCACTTCACTCAaggttaattaaattcatttttttttttattatctctttttgttatattttatacataaactATATATTTGATTCTCtgtacaaaattaattttaattttgttagtacTAATTCATTGAATTATTGCGTTGAATATGTCTTCATTTGAGCAAATTGAGACTAATAGGTGATAACCATAAAGTTGTAATGGACTAATATTACATAAGATAAATTAGATTATATTGTTGAACGCTCTAACTTTATATCATTTTTAccccattttaattttattttgtagataatgtttcttttatttgtaaatagtttttagttagaagtttattaaaaaatatcaatttgaatatgataaattagggagggggggggggagtaggaagagagagaatagagaaatattttaatatgataaatttgttacttggaacattaaaatataagataaaatttatatgaaagCTCCaagaattcattaaaataaaaaatttaaaaagaaatgaaaaaaaaaatcataatgatATCCAGGCTTATGATATAACCATTCtaaattcttttttctaaatGCATGTCACTTACAAAATTTCACTAAACTACGAATGGAAATATCGCTAAATTACAATACTCATTATCTTTTGTGAGTTAGGAAAGTAACAATAGACCATTGACATGATAGATTAGTATATAACACTGATGTTTTGTGCCAGTTCAAATATCAGCCATATCAAACTTGTTTTGGTTGTACTGAAGATTATATCAAATTTCGGCCAATAAATGCATACCGGCCAAAATTAGACAAACACTTtcccttgtattttttcttaccTTGACATCAAATATGTCCCTTATTAGGATCTGACCCCTttctctcctcttcttctttttctttgtttgttctctacttttttcaaattttcgaCTCTGCATGTGTCTTTGGCATTGCACCCTTGCATgttctccatctctctcttactgtaatttttttttttttttttgagaaagaaacatcATCAACCTTTATTAAGAAAATCCAGCTAAATCAACTTGGATGACTGAAAAACATTGTGGTGGAACATTCTCCATCCACACAACTGAGTCTGAGATATGCGCAGCATATCTAGCCAGACTGTTAGCAACCTTATTACCTCTCTTAACATGAGAGTAAcgtaattgattaaaaaaacaaGAGCATCAATGTACATCATCTAGCAGTGACCCACAAAAGGACAGCATAGTTTCAATCTCATCCGGTGTATAAGCTTGCGAAATTAGTTGCGACAAAGAAGTGATAACCGATCCATCACTGTTGCGAACAACCACAATAACTCCCAAATAGTTCACCCCTGAAAAAATTCTTCCATCAAAGTTTACCTTCACCAAAGTTGTCGGTGGAGGATGCCAAAGAGCTCAAGGTTGTGGACGATTGAGCTGAGGATGCTGGTTGATATTGAGGAACTATGCCAGTCGTTGTTCACACTCTTGAATCATCTGCTGCAGGTTGCAACACGGCAAATACAAGCGGGTCTGACTCCTGTTGGTCCATATCGCCCATGCCGTGAATGCAAACAAAACTGGCTATTGGTGATTCTGCATAATCCAAGACAGCAACTCCCTGAAGTCCAGAAACTGTTTGGAAATTTGGCAAGCCCAGAAATCACTGTTTAGCCACACTGTGTAAAGCAAAGGACACAACCAAATTGCATGGAGGGAATGCTCTTTCGTTTCACAGCCTCTATTTCAGTGAAGGTCGTCAATGATGGTCCATCGCACCAAATTCTACTTTGTCGGTAGGGATTTTCGGCAAGCAGGccaaataaaactttttatctTATTTAGAACTTAAGAGTGTCCAAATCCCCATCCAAAGGCTTTTGTCTTGTAGCTCAATTTCCTGCACTATGCAGTCTAGCCTTACTTCATCGGCAAGCAGTGGCGACTTTCAGGGTGTTTCTCaacaagcataaattacacaatttaataaaaatgaaaaatttgttTCTCACCGTGGTCAAACCGTGACGATGTCATAATTAatctaataattaattaatatgaaaataaataaaataattatgtaaattttaacaatcttaacaaaaacaatatttaaagatattaaaaatatatcttgATTAAAGATCTAGAAGATATTTCTCATAATTtactacaaaaattaataaatgtcctctaattatttaagatattctgttaaatttgtaatttactaATATAATTAGCCAAACTATTAATCTATTAACCAAACTACTAATATATAAGATATTCTACTCATCCCTAGCATAGAGTTGAAACTATCAATAACATTAcatgtattatatttatatacattcaAAGGCCTTCaaaaagtaatatttatttcattaatatatatatatatatatattaaagtttgaaATGGTAGCAGGTattcaactattttttttgagagtagCAGATATTCAACTAGACtaaaacacatttttcaaaactaaaatacaTGTCAAAGTCACATGAAAACAGGTGTGTGgcattggaatttttttgttttaaaaaatataaaatatctcATCTTTATCTCATCCCACACAATAAGAAACACAAACACGTTGATCTCTTCTGAAGCTGTCTTTCTCCCATCCTCTTTGTCtctgtttctgttttttttttgagaatctcaCCTCTTAGTCTCTCATACAACAAGTAGATTAGAGCACACATCTCTTCCTCTATAACCTTTCTTCCTAAGCAAACTGATCTATCAATGGTAGATCTAACATCTATCTAAGGTTTGAGCTTTTGGTGAAGATGAACAAGCCCAGTCACCGGCCATTTTCAGTGAAGATTTCTGTGTGAGGAACCATGAGAACCGTGAGGTTTGAGCTTTTTTTTAGGGTGTTCTTAATTTTGATTGAGGgtgttcccaaattttttttttaagggtaaacaaataaaaaaattttaattattatatataatttttttttttttcaggtcagggtgttcctaggaacaccctgacctgaacGTGGCGTCGTGTCTGCAAGTGTTTTGGCTATAAACACTACAGAGGGATTTTTTGCTCGGATAATATTTCCAAGCTCCATCCCTGTATGTAGGATCCTAAGCTCATGACAGTTCCATACTCAAAGATTCATGATTCTTGGCAGGGCTGATTACCAGTCTCCGCCAATATAGAATGTAAGACCCCATCCTCCCTTAAAACC contains these protein-coding regions:
- the LOC126716772 gene encoding uncharacterized protein LOC126716772 isoform X1; translation: MIKLPDSESISDTLGQFLSDETICFLGTGMSNKVSELGNFYFCTHGTMFGKFRLRVQQRLSVNTGVEVGFLAAKILKKPNVENYGLAELAGEVGMDMEEPISECPDWNAKVFSDEDVKYAVHNAYTSCVIGNKLYDML
- the LOC126716772 gene encoding uncharacterized protein LOC126716772 isoform X2, with translation MIKLPDSESISDTLGQFLSDETICFLGTGMSNKVSELGNFYFCTHGTMFGKFRLRVQQRLSVNTGVEVGFLAAKILKKPNVENYGLAELAGEVGMDIKEPIGECPDWNAKVFSHEDVKYALHNAYTSYVIGNKVLDML